The following proteins are co-located in the Streptomyces sp. NBC_01198 genome:
- a CDS encoding ATP-binding protein — protein sequence MPTVELLFSAQPEHVRTARLVAAAVARRAGVDEAALDEVRLAVGEACSRAVGLHRSNGVEAPVRVMLNEDEKKFSIEVADEVPGNASGSSSDTGADEAADDEGEMGLAVISGLVDDVEVIEGAAGGVIRMSWPTTTV from the coding sequence ATGCCCACCGTAGAACTGCTCTTCAGCGCCCAGCCGGAGCATGTGCGCACAGCACGGCTCGTGGCGGCTGCCGTGGCGCGCCGGGCGGGGGTGGACGAGGCGGCTCTCGACGAGGTGCGGCTCGCGGTGGGCGAGGCCTGCAGCCGGGCCGTCGGACTGCACCGCAGCAACGGCGTCGAGGCGCCGGTGCGGGTGATGCTCAACGAGGACGAGAAGAAGTTCTCCATCGAGGTCGCCGACGAGGTCCCCGGCAACGCCTCCGGCTCCTCGTCGGACACCGGCGCGGACGAGGCCGCCGACGACGAGGGTGAGATGGGCCTGGCCGTGATCAGCGGTCTGGTGGACGACGTCGAGGTCATCGAGGGTGCCGCCGGCGGAGTGATCCGCATGAGCTGGCCGACCACGACGGTCTGA
- the bldG gene encoding anti-sigma factor antagonist BldG has translation MDLSLSTRTVGDRTIVEVGGEIDVYTAPKLREQLVELVNDGSYHLVVDMEGVDFLDSTGLGVLVGGLKRVRAHEGSLRLVCNQERILKIFRITGLTKVFPIHTSVDEAVAATD, from the coding sequence GTGGACCTGTCCCTGTCGACCCGAACCGTCGGCGATCGCACGATCGTCGAGGTCGGCGGCGAGATTGATGTGTACACCGCGCCCAAGCTGCGTGAGCAGCTGGTGGAGCTCGTGAACGACGGGAGTTACCACCTGGTCGTGGACATGGAAGGAGTCGATTTCCTCGACTCCACCGGACTGGGTGTGCTCGTCGGCGGCCTCAAGCGGGTGCGCGCGCATGAGGGGTCGCTGCGACTGGTGTGCAACCAGGAGCGCATCCTGAAGATTTTCCGTATCACCGGTCTGACCAAGGTGTTCCCGATTCACACCTCGGTCGACGAGGCTGTCGCGGCGACCGACTGA
- a CDS encoding DEAD/DEAH box helicase: MAQDHLPQSAHGRPSPRTALERLATGADRFARITHTEHLPPRVGRHASWPEGIRPEVVAAIAAGGIDHPWEHQARAAEHATRGESVVVATGTASGKSLGYLAPVLSALLDGVDSPGAGGRGATALYLAPTKALAADQRRAVSALAAPLGTAIRPAVYDGDTPVEEREWVRQYATYVLTNPDMLHRGILPGHARWSSFLRHLRYVVIDECHTYRGVFGSHVAQVLRRLRRICARYGAEPVFLLASATSADPARAATRLTGVPVAEVTDDASPRGELAFALWEPPLTRLSGEHGAPVRRTATAEAAELLTDLVLQGVRTVAFVRSRRGAEMVAVIAQERLAEIDRSLPSRVAAYRGGYLPEERRALERDLHSGRLLGLASTSALELGVDISGLDAVILAGFPGTRASLWQQAGRAGRSGQGALAVMVGRDDPLDTYLVHHPEAIFEQPVESTVLDPDNPYVLAPHLCAAAAELPLTEDDLLLFGPEAPALVAQLERRGLLRRRATGWYWTRRERAADLTDIRGEGGKPVQVVESSTGRLLGTVDASSAHTAVHDGAVHLHQGRSYLVERLDLDDSVALVARTDPPYSTMARDTTAIRVLSADIEEPWGQARIHFGSVEVTHQVVSYLRRRLLTGEVLGETKLDLPPRTLRTRAVWWTVTDEQLDAAGIHPEELPGALHAAEHASIGLLPLFATCDRWDIGGVSVPLHADTGLPTVFVYDGHPGGAGFAERAFHTARSWLTATREAIAACECDFGCPSCVQSPKCGNGNDPLDKAAAIRLLDCLLSAAPTPGSGPGPDAALPAQGGEPAAGDPPGGEDGAHGPAGGRALPGHGGVMAGDPQGSQDGAHSPAGGRAARDALPGPSRPPEGADSERRGGVE, translated from the coding sequence ATGGCCCAGGATCATCTTCCGCAGTCGGCGCACGGTCGCCCGTCCCCCCGCACCGCTCTGGAGCGGCTTGCCACGGGGGCAGACCGGTTTGCACGCATCACCCATACGGAGCACCTGCCCCCGCGGGTCGGACGTCATGCATCCTGGCCGGAGGGCATCAGGCCGGAGGTCGTGGCGGCCATCGCCGCCGGCGGGATCGACCATCCGTGGGAGCACCAGGCCCGCGCGGCGGAGCACGCCACCCGCGGCGAGTCGGTGGTGGTCGCCACCGGCACCGCGTCCGGCAAGTCGCTGGGCTATCTGGCGCCGGTGCTCAGCGCGCTGCTGGACGGTGTCGACTCGCCGGGCGCCGGCGGGCGTGGCGCCACCGCGCTGTACCTGGCGCCCACCAAGGCGCTCGCCGCCGACCAGCGGCGGGCCGTGAGCGCGCTGGCCGCGCCGCTGGGCACCGCGATCCGGCCCGCGGTCTACGACGGGGACACACCCGTCGAGGAGCGCGAGTGGGTCAGGCAGTACGCCACGTATGTGCTCACCAACCCGGACATGCTGCACCGCGGCATCCTTCCCGGGCACGCCCGCTGGTCCTCCTTCCTGCGCCATCTGCGCTACGTCGTGATCGACGAGTGCCACACCTACCGCGGTGTCTTCGGCTCGCACGTCGCCCAGGTGCTGCGCCGGCTGCGGCGGATCTGCGCCCGCTACGGTGCCGAGCCGGTCTTCCTGCTCGCCTCCGCCACCTCCGCCGACCCGGCGCGTGCCGCCACCCGGCTGACCGGGGTGCCGGTCGCCGAGGTCACCGACGACGCCTCGCCGCGCGGCGAGCTCGCCTTCGCCCTGTGGGAGCCGCCGCTGACCCGGCTGTCCGGCGAGCACGGGGCCCCGGTACGCCGCACCGCCACCGCCGAGGCCGCCGAACTGCTGACCGACCTGGTGCTCCAGGGTGTCCGCACGGTCGCCTTCGTCCGCTCCCGGCGTGGCGCGGAGATGGTCGCGGTGATCGCGCAGGAACGTCTCGCCGAGATCGACCGCTCGCTGCCGTCCCGGGTCGCCGCCTACCGCGGCGGCTACCTGCCCGAGGAGCGCCGCGCCCTCGAACGCGACCTGCACTCCGGCCGGCTGCTCGGCCTCGCCTCCACCTCCGCGCTGGAACTCGGCGTGGACATCTCCGGGCTCGACGCCGTCATCCTGGCCGGCTTCCCCGGCACCCGCGCCTCGCTGTGGCAGCAGGCCGGCCGGGCGGGGCGCTCGGGGCAGGGCGCGCTCGCGGTGATGGTCGGCCGCGACGACCCGCTCGACACGTATCTCGTCCACCACCCCGAGGCGATCTTCGAGCAGCCGGTCGAATCCACCGTCCTGGACCCGGACAATCCGTACGTCCTCGCGCCGCACCTGTGCGCGGCCGCCGCCGAGCTCCCGCTCACCGAGGACGACCTGCTGCTCTTCGGCCCCGAGGCGCCCGCGCTGGTCGCCCAGCTGGAACGGCGCGGGCTGCTGCGGCGCCGCGCCACCGGCTGGTACTGGACCCGCAGGGAGCGGGCAGCCGACCTCACCGACATCCGCGGCGAGGGCGGCAAGCCGGTCCAGGTCGTGGAGTCCTCGACCGGGCGGCTGCTCGGCACGGTGGACGCCTCCTCGGCCCACACCGCGGTGCACGACGGGGCCGTCCACCTCCACCAGGGCCGCAGCTACCTGGTCGAACGGCTCGACCTGGACGACAGCGTCGCCCTGGTCGCCCGCACCGACCCGCCCTACTCCACGATGGCGCGCGACACCACGGCCATCCGGGTCCTCTCCGCCGACATCGAGGAGCCGTGGGGGCAGGCCCGCATACACTTCGGCTCCGTCGAGGTCACCCACCAGGTGGTCTCCTACCTGCGCCGCCGGCTGCTGACGGGCGAGGTCCTCGGCGAGACCAAGCTCGACCTGCCGCCGCGCACCCTGCGCACCCGGGCCGTCTGGTGGACGGTCACCGACGAGCAGCTGGACGCCGCAGGCATCCACCCGGAGGAGCTGCCCGGCGCCCTGCACGCCGCCGAGCACGCCTCCATCGGCCTCCTGCCGCTCTTCGCCACCTGCGACCGCTGGGACATCGGCGGCGTGTCCGTACCGCTGCACGCGGACACCGGCCTCCCCACGGTCTTCGTCTACGACGGCCATCCGGGCGGCGCGGGCTTCGCCGAGCGCGCGTTCCACACCGCGCGCAGCTGGCTCACCGCCACCCGCGAGGCCATCGCGGCCTGCGAATGCGACTTCGGCTGCCCCTCCTGCGTCCAGTCCCCCAAGTGCGGCAACGGCAACGACCCCCTGGACAAGGCCGCCGCGATCCGCCTCCTGGACTGCCTCCTGTCCGCAGCCCCCACCCCCGGCTCCGGGCCAGGCCCCGACGCTGCCCTGCCCGCGCAGGGCGGCGAACCGGCCGCCGGGGACCCGCCGGGCGGCGAGGACGGCGCTCACGGTCCCGCCGGAGGCCGCGCTCTCCCCGGCCATGGCGGCGTCATGGCCGGGGACCCCCAGGGCAGCCAGGACGGCGCTCACAGTCCCGCCGGAGGCCGCGCAGCCCGCGACGCCCTGCCCGGGCCCTCGCGGCCGCCCGAGGGCGCGGACAGCGAGCGCCGGGGCGGCGTCGAATGA
- a CDS encoding TadE family type IV pilus minor pilin yields the protein MTIPVLVVLAGLLVWGVAAVGAQVECVDAARAGARAAARSEPAPDVVKVARAAAPSGARVSAGREGDLVTVRVTVPWPHFPVTLKARAAALAEDTVGGGDGP from the coding sequence ATGACCATCCCGGTGCTGGTGGTGCTCGCCGGGCTGCTGGTCTGGGGCGTGGCGGCGGTGGGGGCGCAGGTCGAGTGCGTGGACGCGGCCCGGGCCGGGGCGCGGGCGGCGGCCAGGTCGGAGCCGGCCCCCGACGTGGTCAAGGTCGCGCGGGCGGCCGCGCCGTCCGGGGCGCGGGTGAGCGCGGGCCGGGAGGGTGACCTCGTCACCGTGCGGGTCACCGTGCCCTGGCCGCACTTCCCCGTCACGTTGAAGGCGCGCGCCGCCGCCCTGGCCGAGGACACGGTGGGCGGGGGTGACGGGCCATGA
- a CDS encoding DUF4244 domain-containing protein translates to MTITKVTAAKKTVPQPLDLNSRRIGARRRPAWWDRRMRSCRAAAEAGMSTAEYAVGTIAACGFAAVLYKIVTSGPVRSALTAVIEKALHASF, encoded by the coding sequence ATGACCATTACCAAGGTCACCGCGGCGAAGAAGACCGTGCCGCAGCCACTCGACCTGAACAGCCGCAGGATCGGCGCCCGCCGCCGCCCGGCGTGGTGGGACCGCAGGATGCGCAGCTGCCGGGCGGCCGCGGAGGCGGGTATGAGCACCGCGGAATACGCCGTCGGGACGATCGCCGCGTGCGGCTTCGCGGCGGTGCTCTACAAGATCGTGACCAGCGGGCCCGTGCGGTCCGCGCTCACCGCGGTGATCGAGAAGGCACTCCATGCGTCGTTCTGA
- a CDS encoding type II secretion system F family protein, translating to MRNDPMAVVWAAVLCGCVLLWTAMEGGRPRRRARRMLGGARPESLRLRRAAGGSGPKPGERLREVALGLRRRLERYATQRDGGGQGRWHGYATRLGWWARVEALCLPAGAVVGAATGSVLPFVAGIAAVPLAGRALRRRAERAAAERGATAVGALCGALAGDLRAGRPPHAALGDTIEAAGWPGVPELSGAARLLLSAARFGGDVPQALRAAARLSEGTRGLAAVAACWQVALDGGAGLAAALDRLAAALRAEADQRDDLRAQLAGPRSTAGLLALLPVFGVVLGAGLGARPAQILLHTPTGLLCLLVGGSLEWAGLAWTARIIRAAESGHAAGSGAGRAGAAGGPGGGPVPLPGSGGFPAGVPPYSGGFPAGLPPRSGGVSATVSPWSGGVQAGVSQYPGGAPAGVSPQSGGVRAGQGGVDGGAGAPGRRVLPDRARLLDGADRVDRGPWALGVVGLAGATSVHSLGTAVALLAAAGGALAVAVDGGRQRKRVRRLSAALGEVRPRRRESERLRQALGGPLRRWGPAAVAGIGAGAVVGGALGALVGLLAAAGVGRVLRDRPRAAGGQGAAPEPDPAQLPLCADLMAACLAAGASPGEAAGAVGGCLGGPLGAALIRAQAELRLGGDPAECWERFGRLPAAREMGRCLARASLTGSAPVAEMSRLAADLRAANGRTALAGARRAAVLATAPLGLCFLPAFLLVGVVPVVIGLAGRVLGAGNG from the coding sequence GTGAGGAACGATCCGATGGCGGTGGTGTGGGCCGCTGTGCTGTGCGGCTGCGTGCTGCTGTGGACGGCGATGGAGGGCGGTCGGCCGCGCCGCCGGGCGCGGCGGATGCTCGGCGGAGCCCGGCCGGAAAGCCTGCGGCTGCGACGGGCGGCGGGCGGTTCGGGCCCGAAACCGGGGGAGCGGCTGCGGGAGGTGGCCCTGGGGCTGCGCCGGCGCCTGGAGCGGTATGCCACGCAGCGGGACGGTGGCGGGCAGGGCCGGTGGCACGGATATGCGACCCGGCTGGGCTGGTGGGCCCGCGTTGAGGCGCTGTGCCTGCCAGCTGGGGCAGTGGTCGGAGCGGCGACCGGTTCGGTGTTGCCGTTCGTCGCCGGGATCGCCGCCGTGCCGCTGGCCGGGCGGGCGCTGCGGCGGCGGGCCGAGCGGGCAGCGGCCGAACGCGGTGCCACGGCGGTGGGTGCGTTGTGCGGCGCCCTGGCCGGTGACCTGCGGGCGGGCCGCCCGCCGCATGCCGCTCTCGGCGACACGATCGAGGCGGCCGGCTGGCCCGGGGTGCCCGAGCTCTCCGGCGCCGCCCGGCTGCTGCTGTCGGCAGCGAGGTTCGGTGGCGACGTCCCGCAGGCGCTGCGGGCGGCCGCCAGGCTCTCGGAGGGCACGCGGGGCCTGGCCGCGGTGGCGGCCTGCTGGCAGGTCGCCCTGGACGGTGGCGCTGGCCTGGCCGCCGCGCTCGACCGGCTGGCGGCAGCACTGCGGGCCGAGGCCGACCAACGCGACGACCTGCGGGCACAGTTGGCCGGACCTCGCTCCACGGCGGGGCTGCTCGCCCTGCTGCCGGTCTTCGGAGTGGTGCTGGGCGCGGGGCTCGGCGCCCGCCCGGCGCAGATCCTGCTGCACACCCCGACCGGCCTGCTGTGCCTGCTGGTGGGCGGCTCCCTGGAATGGGCGGGGCTCGCCTGGACGGCCCGCATCATCCGGGCGGCCGAAAGCGGGCATGCCGCGGGCTCGGGAGCCGGTCGCGCCGGGGCGGCGGGAGGGCCGGGCGGTGGTCCGGTGCCGCTGCCGGGTTCCGGGGGATTCCCGGCCGGGGTGCCGCCGTATTCCGGGGGATTCCCGGCCGGGTTGCCGCCGCGGTCCGGGGGAGTCTCGGCCACGGTGTCGCCGTGGTCCGGCGGAGTGCAGGCAGGGGTGTCGCAGTACCCCGGGGGAGCTCCGGCCGGGGTGTCGCCGCAGTCCGGCGGGGTGCGGGCCGGGCAGGGCGGCGTTGATGGCGGAGCTGGTGCCCCGGGTCGACGGGTGCTGCCGGACCGCGCACGGCTGCTGGACGGTGCGGACCGGGTGGACCGTGGGCCGTGGGCACTGGGCGTGGTGGGCCTCGCGGGGGCCACGTCTGTCCACAGCCTGGGGACAGCGGTGGCGCTGCTCGCCGCGGCCGGCGGGGCGCTGGCCGTCGCCGTCGACGGTGGACGCCAGCGGAAACGGGTCAGGCGGCTGTCCGCGGCGCTCGGCGAGGTCCGCCCGCGCCGGCGGGAGTCCGAACGGCTGCGGCAAGCGCTCGGCGGCCCGCTACGCCGCTGGGGCCCCGCGGCGGTGGCCGGGATCGGGGCGGGAGCGGTCGTCGGAGGGGCGCTGGGCGCCCTTGTGGGGCTGCTGGCGGCGGCCGGGGTCGGGCGGGTGCTTCGCGACCGTCCGAGGGCCGCAGGCGGCCAGGGGGCGGCTCCGGAGCCCGATCCCGCGCAACTGCCGCTGTGCGCTGATCTGATGGCTGCCTGCCTGGCGGCCGGCGCGAGCCCGGGAGAGGCGGCCGGGGCGGTGGGCGGCTGTCTCGGCGGGCCGCTGGGAGCCGCGCTGATACGGGCTCAGGCCGAGTTGCGGCTCGGCGGGGACCCAGCGGAGTGCTGGGAGCGCTTCGGGAGGCTGCCCGCCGCCCGCGAGATGGGCCGGTGCCTGGCCCGCGCCTCCCTGACCGGCAGCGCGCCGGTGGCGGAGATGTCCCGGCTGGCCGCGGACCTGCGCGCCGCGAACGGGCGCACCGCTCTGGCGGGGGCCAGACGCGCCGCGGTACTGGCCACCGCACCGCTTGGCCTGTGCTTCCTGCCTGCCTTTCTGCTGGTCGGCGTCGTGCCGGTGGTGATCGGCCTGGCGGGGAGGGTCCTCGGCGCAGGCAACGGCTGA
- a CDS encoding TadA family conjugal transfer-associated ATPase, with protein MSAELLDAVRLRLAEHGGEATPARVAAALRAQGRLLGDTEVLGVVGALRSELVGAGPLEPLLADPQVTDILVNGPDEVWIDRGRGLERGTVRFADTAAVRRLAQRLATSAGRRLDDARPWVDARLPDGTRLHAVLPPVVVGSPCLSLRVVRSRAFTLAELVAAGTLDAQTATLLRAVLDARLSFMISGGTGSGKTTLLSCLLGLVDPAARIVLAEDSAELRPDHPHVVRLESRPANQEGAGEVTLRDLVRQALRMRPDRLVVGEVRGPEVTDLLSALNTGHEGGCGTVHANAAADVPARLEALGSTAGLDRAALHSQLAAALSLVIHLARDTAGTRRVAEIHVLHRGTDGLVGTVPALLRDGRGRFEHGPGWQRLARLCERGAA; from the coding sequence ATGAGCGCCGAACTGCTCGACGCCGTACGGCTCAGGCTCGCCGAGCACGGGGGCGAGGCGACGCCAGCACGGGTCGCCGCCGCGCTGCGCGCCCAGGGTCGGCTGCTCGGGGACACCGAAGTGCTCGGCGTGGTCGGCGCGCTCAGGTCGGAACTGGTCGGCGCGGGGCCGCTGGAGCCGCTGCTGGCGGACCCTCAGGTGACCGACATCCTGGTCAACGGCCCCGACGAGGTGTGGATCGACCGCGGCCGCGGCCTGGAACGCGGCACCGTCCGCTTCGCCGACACCGCCGCCGTCCGCCGGCTCGCCCAGCGACTGGCCACCAGCGCGGGCCGGCGGCTGGACGACGCGCGACCGTGGGTCGACGCCCGGCTGCCGGACGGCACCAGGCTGCACGCGGTGCTGCCGCCGGTCGTCGTCGGATCGCCCTGCCTGTCGCTGCGGGTGGTGCGCTCGCGCGCCTTCACCCTCGCTGAACTGGTCGCCGCGGGCACGCTGGACGCCCAGACCGCCACGCTGTTGCGTGCGGTGCTCGACGCCCGGCTGTCGTTCATGATCAGCGGCGGCACCGGCTCGGGCAAGACGACCTTGCTGAGCTGCCTGCTCGGCCTGGTCGACCCCGCCGCACGCATCGTGCTCGCCGAGGACTCCGCCGAGTTGCGGCCCGACCACCCGCATGTCGTCCGGCTGGAGAGCCGGCCGGCCAATCAGGAGGGCGCGGGTGAGGTCACGCTGCGGGACCTGGTCCGGCAGGCGCTGCGGATGCGGCCCGACCGGTTGGTGGTGGGCGAGGTGCGCGGCCCTGAGGTCACCGACCTGCTGAGCGCCTTGAACACGGGTCATGAAGGCGGCTGCGGCACCGTGCACGCCAACGCCGCGGCAGACGTCCCGGCCCGGCTGGAAGCGCTCGGCTCGACCGCGGGCCTCGACCGGGCGGCCCTGCACAGCCAGTTGGCGGCGGCACTGTCCCTGGTCATCCACCTGGCCCGCGACACCGCGGGCACGCGCCGGGTCGCCGAGATCCATGTGCTGCATCGCGGCACCGACGGCCTGGTCGGCACCGTGCCCGCGCTGCTCCGCGATGGGCGCGGCCGGTTCGAACACGGCCCGGGCTGGCAGCGGTTGGCCCGGCTGTGCGAGCGGGGTGCGGCATGA